The following proteins are encoded in a genomic region of Magallana gigas chromosome 1, xbMagGiga1.1, whole genome shotgun sequence:
- the LOC105344873 gene encoding E3 ubiquitin-protein ligase TRIM45 isoform X4 — protein sequence MCKTCPGHLCENCKTEHEMKKMTKSHDIISLKSNNEDLVDLLCCSDHAKKKLECYCNICREPVCTDCIIQSHNGHSVKSLTTVYKEFTSCSYRKKEEIEKVILPKYKELLANEIEKRSLFIKKVDEIEKKIDLHTQKVVEMAQETGKQTVETLKKAEKEGLQESDKFKDNIEEQINLLQQMCERISASLEAKPELEFFKSFEKGGLEKFHKLPTQPDYSLTDFNPGNISQDLQRTFGVPPMLQRSRHVLREDSSEEDDATEDQKEHSRFQKDEYFYKAKPGLESLDHGEEPDDRIIKERIGIKGRKMKKKLYMMKKKGKIDSRDTFECLPENKSLKPKY from the exons ATGTGTAAGACATGCCCCGGTCATCTTTGTGAGAACTGCAAAACTGAAcatgagatgaaaaaaatgaccaaaagCCATGATATTATATCCTTAAAATCAAACAACGAAGACTTAGTGGATCTTCTCTGTTGTTCTGATCATGCAAAGAAGAAACTAGAATGTTATTGCAATATTTGTAGAGAACCAGTGTGTACAGATTGCATCATACAATCTCATAATGGCCATTCTGTGAAATCTTTGACCACCGTTTACAAAGAATTTACCTCCTGCTCCTATcggaaaaaagaagaaatcgAAAAAGTGATCCTACCAAAGTACAAAGAGTTGCTTgctaatgaaattgaaaaacgatcattatttataaagaaagtTGACGAAATCGAAAAGAAAATCGATTTGCACACACAGAAGGTGGTTGAGATGGCTCAGGAAACTGGGAAACAGACCGTTGAAACTTTGAAAAAAGCTGAAAAAGAAGGTCTCCAGGAATCAGATAAATTTAAGGACAACATTGAGGAACAGATAAACCTACTTCAACAAATGTGTGAAAGAATATCTGCATCGCTTGAGGCAAAACCtgaacttgaattttttaagTCGTTTGAAAAAGGTGGTCTTGAAAAATTTCACAAGTTACCAACGCAACCCGACTACTCGCTGACTGATTTTAACCCTGGAAATATAAGTCAAGATTTACAAAGGACGTTTGGGGTACCGCCGATGCTGCAAAGATCTAGACATGTATTAAGAGAAGACAGTTCT gaAGAAGATGACGCCACGGAAGACCAAAAAGAGCATAGTCGTTTTCAAAAAGATGAATACTTTTATAAAGCCAAACCGGGACTTGAATCATTAG ATCATGGAGAGGAACCCGATGATCGTATCATAAAGGAAAGGATTGGAATTAAAGGaaggaaaatgaagaaaaaattatatatgatgaagaaaaaaggaaagataGATTCAAGAGACACATTTGAATGCTTACCAGAGAATAAATCGTTGAAGCCAAAATATTAA